One region of Meleagris gallopavo isolate NT-WF06-2002-E0010 breed Aviagen turkey brand Nicholas breeding stock unplaced genomic scaffold, Turkey_5.1 ChrUn_random_7180001956830, whole genome shotgun sequence genomic DNA includes:
- the LOC104917171 gene encoding very long-chain acyl-CoA synthetase-like, with the protein MLGVLVAAVAGLLLLLLHGHWFPFLWADLGAFVTLVGSSLRCRWRLSRRPPITLLQVFQSHARRRPQHPLLLFQDEVHTFGDVERKSNRAARAFALHLGLQPGQTVAVFLPNVPSYVWTWLALAKLGCAMACLNCNVRGRALLHARSAARADIVLSCSELQAVVEEVLPDLKQEGVRVFYLNSTSPTPGVEALLPAIEAASDEPMPDHYRTRTTTNSKAIYIYTSGTTGLPKAAVVTEMKVMMVANLARMCGLRENDVVYTTLPLYHSAGLLIGVGGCLEVGMCPMSLGGWPAWVLGQLDWAEGDGQVGKCAGRGKRMEREMTRRRKRSCVRNEMSEERVDVLWIWFDALWRRMDGQICGRIYGDGWTVALRCCVFFRDGWMY; encoded by the exons ATGCTGGGTGTGCTGGTGGCAGCCGTGGccgggctgctgctgctgctgcttcacgGCCACTGGTTCCCCTTCCTCTGGGCTGACCTGGGAGCCTTTGTGACTTTGGTGGGCTCATCCCTGCGGTGCCGCTGGCGTTTGTCCCGCCGGCCTCCCATCACCCTCCTGCAGGTTTTCCAAAGCCACGCTCGACGCCGACCCCAGCACCCcctgctgctgttccaggatgAGGTGCACACCTTTGGTGACGTGGAACGGAAGAGCAACCGCGCTGCCCGTGCCTTCGCTCTGCATTTGGGTTTGCAGCCGGGCCAAACCGTGgctgttttccttcccaatGTGCCTTCCTACGTCTGGACGTGGTTGGCACTGGCCAAGCTGGGCTGTGCCATGGCTTGCCTCAACTGCAACGTGCGTGGCCGTGCGCTGCTGCATGCGCGGAGTGCTGCACGGGCAGACATCGTGCTCAGCTGCAGTG AGCTCCAGGCTGTCGTGGAAGAAGTGCTGCCTGACCTGAAGCAGGAAGGCGTCCGTGTCTTCTATCTGAACTCCACATCACCCACACCAGGGGTTGaggctctgctgcctgccatcGAGGCTGCCTCTGATGAGCCAATGCCCGACCACTATCGCACCCGTACCACCACTAACTCCAAAGCCATCTACATCTACACCTCTGGCACCACTG GGCTGCCCAAAGCTGCAGTGGTCACAGAGATGAAGGTGATGATGGTGGCCAACCTGGCACGGATGTGTGGCCTACGAGAAAACGACGTCGTGTACACAACACTGCCGCTCTACCACTCGGCTGGGCTGCTCATTGGGGTGGGAGGCTGCCTCGAGGTCGGTATGTGTCCCATGTCCCTTGGGGGCTGGCCAGCGTGGGTGTTAGGACAGCTGGACTGGGCTGAGGGGGATGGACAGGTGGGGAAATGTGCGGGGAGAGGCAAGAGGATGGAGAGAGAGATGacaagaaggaggaaaaggagctgCGTCCGTAACGAGATGAGTGAAGAACGGGTGGATGTTTTATGGATCTGGTTTGATGCTTTATGGAGaaggatggatggacagattTGTGGACGGATATACGGAGATGGGTGGACGGTTGCTTTACGGTGCTGCGTATTTTTTAGAGATGGGTGGATGTATTAA